One part of the Streptomyces sp. NBC_00286 genome encodes these proteins:
- a CDS encoding DUF5302 domain-containing protein, with product MAAEESASQEGSESADAESPVLSPDDDGQYDLKRKFREALARKRGMQADAADMAANTDASKVRGAHGPAANQRSFRRKSGG from the coding sequence ATGGCCGCAGAAGAGTCTGCATCACAAGAAGGTTCGGAGTCAGCTGACGCCGAGAGCCCTGTCCTCTCGCCCGACGATGACGGCCAGTACGACCTGAAGCGCAAGTTTCGGGAGGCCCTGGCGCGCAAGCGCGGAATGCAGGCGGACGCCGCCGACATGGCTGCGAACACCGATGCGTCAAAGGTCCGCGGCGCGCACGGTCCGGCTGCGAACCAGCGGTCGTTCCGACGCAAGAGTGGCGGCTGA
- a CDS encoding ArsR/SmtB family transcription factor: MRQARHPDLTEITFIAVMGAFSDPIRVGLVRLLADGRERGWGELRAPVAKSTLSHHLRVLRDAGVTRTRQEGTRCYVELRRDDLDTRFPGLLDAVLAAADSNNVGADVSLASDSPAA; this comes from the coding sequence ATGAGGCAGGCCCGACACCCCGATCTGACCGAGATCACCTTCATCGCGGTGATGGGCGCGTTCAGCGATCCGATCCGAGTCGGACTGGTACGGCTTCTCGCCGACGGCCGCGAACGCGGATGGGGCGAACTCCGCGCCCCGGTCGCAAAGTCCACCCTCAGTCATCACCTGCGCGTGCTGCGCGACGCGGGCGTCACCCGCACCCGCCAGGAGGGCACCCGCTGCTACGTCGAACTGCGTCGTGACGACCTCGACACCCGCTTCCCCGGTCTGCTGGACGCCGTCCTCGCAGCGGCCGACAGCAACAACGTCGGCGCCGACGTCAGCCTTGCCAGCGACTCACCGGCAGCCTGA
- a CDS encoding SDR family NAD(P)-dependent oxidoreductase, translating into MADPSAADHSGQVVIVTGAGSGIGRATARAFADAGALVLGVGRREEALEETAAGQPRIAVHPADLRAPDTPQEVIDVATERWGRLDVLVNNAGATKVMPLADTTAAGITELFDLNVTAPSLLAQAALPHLRRGRGAIVNVSSTYGHRPLPTAAHYAASKAALEQLTRSWAMELAADGIRVNALAPGPTESQALAAAGLPAATVEQIKQEEAARIPLGRRGEPREVATWILRLADPATTWLTGQVLTVDGGLELT; encoded by the coding sequence ATGGCCGACCCGTCCGCCGCAGACCACTCCGGCCAGGTCGTCATCGTCACCGGCGCCGGATCCGGAATCGGCCGTGCGACCGCGCGAGCCTTCGCCGACGCCGGAGCCCTGGTACTGGGCGTCGGGCGCCGCGAGGAAGCATTGGAGGAGACCGCCGCCGGGCAACCCCGAATCGCAGTTCACCCGGCCGACCTACGCGCTCCGGACACCCCCCAAGAGGTGATCGACGTGGCGACGGAACGGTGGGGCCGCTTGGACGTGCTCGTCAACAACGCCGGCGCCACCAAGGTGATGCCGCTGGCCGACACCACTGCTGCGGGCATCACCGAGCTGTTCGACCTCAACGTCACCGCGCCCAGCCTGCTGGCCCAGGCCGCCCTGCCCCACCTGCGCCGAGGCCGCGGGGCGATCGTGAACGTGTCCAGCACCTACGGCCACCGGCCACTGCCCACCGCCGCCCACTACGCGGCCTCCAAGGCCGCCCTCGAACAACTCACCCGCAGCTGGGCCATGGAACTCGCCGCCGACGGTATCCGCGTCAACGCCCTCGCTCCCGGGCCGACCGAGAGCCAGGCCTTGGCCGCGGCCGGGCTGCCCGCGGCGACCGTCGAGCAGATCAAGCAGGAGGAGGCCGCCCGTATCCCCCTCGGCCGCCGCGGCGAACCACGCGAGGTCGCCACCTGGATCCTGCGCCTGGCTGACCCAGCCACCACGTGGCTCACCGGCCAGGTCCTCACCGTCGACGGCGGTCTGGAACTGACGTAA
- a CDS encoding ATP-binding protein encodes MHGLVDSAQLCVNELVVNVITHVGLGTPTTLAVSMSGTHLRIEVHDPDTRALPTLVHAASDSEGGRGMALVDAIAERWGVQLRGDRKVTWCELATGLSSPDGHCGGARVTRAEAMLGLYGAARLPRTAVPNTLSVAVAEEAAIDVIADLLHWLRAHGCDADEALDRAQTHFEAEIAEGEGFPAWPGPLERSA; translated from the coding sequence CTGCACGGCCTCGTTGACAGCGCCCAACTCTGCGTCAATGAGCTCGTCGTCAACGTCATCACGCACGTCGGCCTCGGCACTCCGACCACGCTCGCGGTGTCGATGAGCGGCACCCACCTGCGTATCGAGGTCCACGACCCCGATACGCGAGCGTTGCCCACCCTCGTCCACGCGGCCTCCGACTCGGAGGGCGGGCGTGGCATGGCCCTCGTCGATGCCATCGCCGAACGCTGGGGTGTCCAACTCCGTGGCGATCGGAAGGTGACCTGGTGTGAACTGGCGACCGGGCTGTCATCCCCTGACGGACACTGCGGCGGTGCACGCGTGACCAGAGCCGAGGCCATGCTCGGGCTCTACGGCGCCGCTCGACTCCCGCGCACAGCAGTTCCGAACACGCTGAGCGTGGCCGTCGCGGAGGAGGCCGCGATCGACGTGATCGCGGACCTCCTTCACTGGCTGCGAGCGCATGGGTGCGACGCAGACGAGGCACTTGACCGCGCCCAGACCCATTTCGAGGCAGAAATCGCCGAGGGCGAGGGATTTCCGGCTTGGCCAGGGCCCCTTGAGCGTTCGGCTTGA